ATCGCATGGAAATTTGAAGGTTGTGGAGAAAAAGAAAGGGACTGATATTAAGCCGATTAAATTGCCACTTGATATTGTGTTTGAGGATGAAGATATTTTGGTTGTGAATAAGGAGCCGTTTTTGTTAACACATCCGACACAGAAAAAGGTTGATTTTACTTTGGCAAATGGGATTGTGAATCATTTTTTAGAAAAATATGGTGAAGTAAGAGTGCCACGATTTTACAACAGGCTTGATATGAATACATCTGGGCTGATTATTATTGTGAAAAACAGTTTTGCACAGGCATTTTTGCAAAATTTTTCGATTTTTGAGAAAAAATATTTGGCGATTGTGGATGGAATTATTGATGATGAGGAAATTTCTAGAATTAAAGATGAATTGGCAAAAGATGGGGAAAATCATAAAATTCAGGATTTTGAGAAGGAAAATTTGAAAGCTGAAGTTGAAAAAGTTAATTTTGGAAAAATGAAAAAGTATGATGAAATTGAAAAAATTGAAAATAAAGATAACAAAATTGGAGAAAATATAAATTTTGACAGTAAAAAAGAAAATAATAATTTAAATCTGGAAAGTAAAAACAATTTTGAAAATATAAATTTTAAAATAAATAAAAATATAGATTTTGACAGCAAAAATACAAAATATAATTTAAATTTGAAGGATAAAAATGATTTTAATAATAAAATTTTGGAAAAAAATGGAACAAATAAAATAATTATTGAAAGACGTATTTTTCGAGATGGCGATAATTTGGAGAGAATTATTGACGAGAGAGGTCAGTATGCGAAAACGGCTGTAAAAGTGTTGAAAACTTATCCTGAAAAAAATGTGACGCTTGTGGAATGTGAGCTTTTTACGGGAAGAACGCACCAAATTCGTGTGCATTTGAAATCAATTGGGCACACAATTGTTGGGGATGAGCTTTATGGAAATGGCTTAAATAAAGAGCTTGGGATAAATAGACAATTTTTACATGCTTACAAGGTAAAATTTACACATCCTGTGAGTAAAGAGGAAATTGAATTGGAAATACCTATTTTTACTGATATGAAAGATTTTTTAGAAAAATAAAAAATGAAAAATTCCATAATTTACAAAAAAATTATTTTACAAACAAGAATAAAAATTTACAATTTGATACTATTCCCTATTAAACAATGGAGTTTTTATAATTCTGTTTAACAAGGGGTCAAGATCCTTTGTCAGAAAGTAAATAGAAAATCATTTCTTTTTTTAATGGGGTTTTAGTATGAAAAACAAAAAGAAAGGAGA
The DNA window shown above is from Leptotrichia wadei and carries:
- a CDS encoding RluA family pseudouridine synthase, coding for MKKFRIEKEHQRMKISQYLREVQNYSGRSLRNVEVFLNGKQVRLTKKLPSHGNLKVVEKKKGTDIKPIKLPLDIVFEDEDILVVNKEPFLLTHPTQKKVDFTLANGIVNHFLEKYGEVRVPRFYNRLDMNTSGLIIIVKNSFAQAFLQNFSIFEKKYLAIVDGIIDDEEISRIKDELAKDGENHKIQDFEKENLKAEVEKVNFGKMKKYDEIEKIENKDNKIGENINFDSKKENNNLNLESKNNFENINFKINKNIDFDSKNTKYNLNLKDKNDFNNKILEKNGTNKIIIERRIFRDGDNLERIIDERGQYAKTAVKVLKTYPEKNVTLVECELFTGRTHQIRVHLKSIGHTIVGDELYGNGLNKELGINRQFLHAYKVKFTHPVSKEEIELEIPIFTDMKDFLEK